One segment of Falco rusticolus isolate bFalRus1 chromosome 3, bFalRus1.pri, whole genome shotgun sequence DNA contains the following:
- the TMEM88B gene encoding transmembrane protein 88B: MSSQDTEDFEAENLSEKSQMIPNLPPYDMDDQLLPREPRSVWWCLAWTLVVGTMNSLVFFMNLLLMFVIFTIVLLPTIVVVYFGFQCHSQVLHSAARYCKSILDDNSSSALIILGFVIMSPLIVVAMAIYCSLARRLRLCMCFQPYSRAVYKGVKWRWYEEGGLCSCAKGWNTQVKAWV; the protein is encoded by the exons atgtctAGCCAGGACACCGAGGACTTTGAAGCAGAAAACCTCTCAGAGAAGTCTCAGATGATTCCCAACCTCCCACCATATGACATGGATGACCAGTTACTTCCCAGGGAGCCACGGAGTGTCTGGTGGTGCTTGGCATGGACCCTGGTGGTAGGCACCATGAACTCTTTGGTCTTTTTCATGAATTTGCTCCTGATGTTTGTAATCTTCACCATTGTGCTGCTTCCTACCATTGTGGTGGTTTACTTTGGCTTCCAATGCCACTCTCAG GTGCTGCACTCAGCTGCCCGCTACTGCAAAAGCATCTTGGATGACAACAGCTCTTCTGCCCTCATTATCCTTGGCTTCGTCATCATGTCCCCTCTCATTGTGGTGGCCATGGCTATCTACTGCAGCCTGGCACGGCGTCTCCGTCTCTGCATGTGCTTCCAGCCATACAGCAGGGCTGTGTACAAGGGGGTGAAATGGCGCTGGTATGAGGAGGGAGGCCTGTGCAGCTGTGCCAAGGGGTGGAACACTCAAGTCAAGGCCTGGGTGTGA